Within the Gopherus evgoodei ecotype Sinaloan lineage chromosome 18, rGopEvg1_v1.p, whole genome shotgun sequence genome, the region CACTGCAGGGCATTTCACTCCCTTGCTCCTGGGAGCGCTAACAGCCTGACATCCCAGCGCCAACCCTCgcccctcatcccccagcatGCCACAGGTCAGGGTACCGCCTTGCTGAGCTTCATCctcaccctccagccccccaaGAGCTGGTTTGGCCACTACTCCCTCCCCTTTGTTCTCTCGCAGTAGGGCAGAGGAGGTTAAAAATTCCATAGCTAGATTCGAGCTTTGCAGTGCCACAGCCCTGTGCGATGGCGTCACTGCGGCTGTGAGCGTTCCCTGGTGCACAGGCCCTCTGGGCTGCACAACATCCGGAGAGTCGCCAGAGGAGCCCAGAGCAGTCAAGGCTTGACCTAGATCCAAATGCTCCCCTGGATTCTTCCCAGCAGGCCGGCTCTCCCCTGGTATTCTGGAACATGCTGGCTGCAGGGGCTCTGTAGATGGATTCTGGGAAATGTCACCATTTGGATCTGGCAGCCCAGGCTCTAAACAGAGAGACCAGTTCGCCTTTCCCCCCGCTGGCCTCTCCATCCCCCCTGAAGCAACCAGTGCTGGGGAGCTCACATTTGCGGCATGAACTGGCCTTTCAGACTCTACCTTCTCTGGGCTGCCTTGTAGATGCTCCCCTGGTAATTCCCCCTCCACTGAAGCTCCTTCTGGCTGGTGACCGTGGGGTACTATGGCCAGGCCCCCTCCTGCCTGTACAGCAACCGGGGTGGCCACTGCACGTTCTGCGGCCTGGCCCACTTCATTGCAGGAGCTGTCCTGGGCCTGGAGCGGCTTCTCCATGGCATGGCTAGCTGGTCTAGCAGAGCCAGCCCCTGAGAAACAaggcagctgcctgtcctgggtGCTGGGCATCAGCAGAGTCTGCTGGGGGGATCCAGGCATGTTGCTCTCACGCAGAAACCTGCTGCCTGAGCCCAGATCCATTTCATCCTCGCTGCCGGACAGAACCTCCTCCAGGACCAGCTGCCCAGGGATAGGCCGGAGTGGGGAGGTCTCTCTGGGGACCCCATGtagggggcagggtcccaggccagaagctggcTTGCTGCCTGCCCTCACGGTGATCAGCCTGGCTGTGCGAGGGCTGCTGGCCTTGCCGTCCCCTTGCTCAATGTCACTGAAGCCTGGCTCCTCCGCTGTTGCCAGGGCAGCCGGGATTAAGCTGCATTCTTCAGAAGCCAAGTAAAACTCTGCCCAGTCCCTGTCATTCAGCTGGATGCTGTACTCGAAATTCTCCATCTCTGCAGTGGCAAAACAAGGGGGGGTGGGTGTCAGTGAGGATGAGGGCACCAGGGAGGGGCGCCCAGGTACCCACTGAGATGAGGCCACCAGACCACTCGAGCCTTTTATCTTCAATTAACCCTTTCCCCTTTAGTTCCTTCACTATTCTGCTGTGCTgctacccccccgcccccattctctTGTGGTTGAAACCAATGGGACACTAGGAAAGATATTGGCCTCTCCATCAGCCTGGCAGGGGCCTCCTCCTCCCATACATCAGCATGACAGAGGGCATCACCCCCCTAGACAGATCTAATATCTAATAACAGGCAGCAGTTAAATAGTGGAGACAATCCTCGGCTTTAACGCACGTTAGCCTTGGTGCATCTCGTCTGCATTAGCATAAGGGGGCACCCTGGGGAGTTGTTAGAGCAATTGCAAGAAGCCGGAGGGGCACAGACAAATTTCTGCGCATCTAGGGTGTTGCAGAGTCTTATGCTGTCTGGCCCATTGCTCAGTGGATCTGAGTGGATCTAATGTCCTTTCAGGTGCAGACCCCTCTGTGGATTGCACCTGCTCTTTTATGGCATGCCTTTCACCACACATTTTATCCCTTCTTTATAAGTCGCCTGTATCTCCTTGACCaagatccttggctggtgtaactgctccattgacttcaattgacaccagctgaggatctggaggCAGGATGAGGTGCAACAATGCCACATAAACGCCTTGAAGAAGCAGAGGTTTGCAAAGGCCCAGCTGCCTGGCCCATTTCCTGGGGACAGCTTTTCCCCCGAAGCGATGGGGAAGCAAGCCAGGTGTCAGAGAGCAGCGAGACACAGCCGGCATGCAGAGCATGCAAATGCATCCTACCTGGGGAACAATTTAAGCTGGAGATAGAGCCAGGTACAGAGTGGTGCAGCAAAATCCTCCCAGTGCGACATGGTGCCGTACCCTTGATGGGGACATTGAGGGCCAGACTTCAGAGCGGCTCCATTCACAGGCCAAAAATAGCCGCCAACCTGTCATGTGAAACGCCTTACGTGCCAAGGGCTCTCAGAGGGCTGTTCCATAAATAGCTGACAGGGGAGAGGCTCTGGGCTTGCCAGCCAATGGGTTTACTTCTCACACACACAACAGGGTCCCTTGGCCACCCACAGACCCATGGGGCCCTTCCACTCTCAGGGTTAGGGTTACACCCATGTAAGTGAAGGCCGCACAGGGCACAAATGCTGGGCATGGGGCACAGAACTCACACAAAGAAGCCAGAGGGCAAGGATGCTCCCAGGCTGGTGTGATTGGCAGATGGACACATCCCATGACAATGACTGAGGCGAATAGTTTTGTAAGTTAGAGGAAGTGAACTGAGGTTGATTCCGTAGGATAATGGTCCCAAGAATGACCAAATCCTCAGGCTTCAGGGCATGATCTGTCTATCTAGGGTATTTCTAAGGCATGTATCAGTGCTATCGAAGTGCAGATGGACATCAGATCACCTCAAGTGGTCAGGGACAAATGTCCTCCCCTGACACACTATTATATATTGTGGCAGCTCTGCAGTGCCTGGCCCTGGCCACTAACAGAGACAGGGTGGCTGGATCAGACAGTCAAGATACACAAAAGGTAGGTGGGGAAGTGACTCGCCCAGGGCCACCccgcagggctgtggcagagtgAGGGAGAGAACCTGGCTCTCCTGAGTTTCTCTGTGCAAAACTGTGCTGCCTTCTGTTTCGTACCCACTATATCAGAGCACTTAAACCGACGCCAGCAGCATGGGGGACGTCCCTGCAAGTGACGGAGCATCTATTGGTCaattcataagaacagccacactggctctgaccagtggtccatctagcccagctgCTCCATGCATCTTTGGCCACGTGCTCTTATATCCCTGCGGAGCAGGGTTATCCCAGGGGTGGTTGGATTCCAGCAGGCCAGACACCAGAGATGGGCAGCAGAGGCCCTGTCTGAATGCCGTGCATCCTTCATATTCCCTGCATAGAGATCCCGAGGAAATGAGAGCGAGTTCAGCACAAGCCAGTCTTGGGGAGTGTTTAACCCCACCTTGTTGACAGGTGTATGGCTCCAGAACACACACAGATCCCAGACTTCCTGACCCAGCACCCTAGGGGCACAGCTGCAAGCTGTGTGCAAACCGGGAGAGACACACAGCCCCGCTAGAAGTTCAGCCAGCTCTCCCTTTTCCTTCTGCTCTTACACTGTATATGGGGGAAAAGCTCCTTCTTGTGGTGCCATGAGATCACTGAAGGCACACACGGCGCAAAGCTGGGAGTTCACATGATGCGAGGCTCTGAAATTGCTGCCAGGCAGGGCCCAGCGTGGTGGTGTAAACAGTGACAGGAATTCGCTTCCTTTCTCTGTTCCATGGGCTGACGCACACTGGGGGGCTTGTCAAGCAGAGAAAATCTGGAAGGAAGGAGGTCGACTGTCTTCTGTCCTTATCTTGTTTTTGATCTGGCTACACCCAACTcctcccacccagccacccaCTCTCTCATAGTCCCAGAAGGGAAATTGATCTGCTTCCTTTTCTTGGCTCCAGTAAACTTCCTTTTTCTGactcctccagcagctgggggttCAGTCAGAGAACGCGTCGGCCAATGCCTTGCAAACCACAGCACAGAACATGAAAGGGAGAGGCGCAGCGAGGCGGAACTGAAAGCCAAACGTGGGCTGTCGGGCCACGTTGTCCGCGTCACACTGGAAGCCATAGCAAGAGCagccacacactaaacccaacaggAACGGCACATGCCCCACCACATGTTCATTTAGCTGTCTAGGGCAAAGCCCACACGCCATCCCATCGGGGGAGAGGGGACTTATGCACTGACTAGCAGATCTTTGGCTTCTCTATATAGGGTgaccagcaaatgtgaaaaatcaggacgggggcggggggtaataggagcctaaataagaaaaagacccaaaaatcaggactgtccctgtccctataaaactgggacatctggtcaccctacctctatACCATGGTCATGAGAGAGCAACGCCAACCTGCAAGGACATGCCTCCCCAATCCGCTGCCCTGTAAGTCACCTGCAGGCTGCAAGGGGGGCATTAGGTGTCCCTCAAAGGCAACCCAAGAGTTCTACCTTAACAGGATGGACCATATTTCTCTACAGCAGCCAGCTCTTTTGGGCGGGGTAGGTCACCAATCAAAGAAGAAGTTGGCCTATGCCATTAAGGGCTAGACAACTATGGATGATTGCAACGTATATTGTAATTGTGGCTCGATGGTGCCATCTACTGAGCAAAGGGTGGGAGGACACAGTTCTCCCCAATAAAGTCCCAGACTCTGTTGGGAATTGGGACTTTTGTGTAAAGGACGTGATGTAAATAACTGTAACATAACCATGTAATTGGAGCTGAGACTGAAGTGAATCCGCAGCTCCAATCTCTCAGCCTGCCAGTGCAGACTGCAACGTGGGCCAAAGCCGGAACGAAGGGCACCGACAAATTATTCTCACAGGAAAACGTGTAACTCTCTATTCTCCAGCTCGAGATTCTGTATGTCTAGCATAAAATGATTTTCAGCACTAAAATTGAGGGGGACACCAAAGCTGCATTGACTGTAACTTTGGGGTTAGGAGCAGTGATTTTTCTTCAAACAAGGTACATTTGAGGGGTAAGCCCCTCACTCAAATTTTAGGGGCATTTCGAACCCAAGTCTGCCAGATTGGGATTGAACATGAGCAGGGTTATACGTGGGACCTTCAGAACTAAGGCTGTGAACCTCAGCTCGGTGGCTAAAGAGTTAACTTTCCTAGCTGGAAGCTGTAGCATACGCAGCATGTCTCCCTGTGCATCAGGCACAGAAGGGGATGCTTAACACGCACTGAACAGTGGGTTAATTTGAGCTGAAACTCAGAGTGAAATTCAGTTGAAACCACCAGTCTTGTTTTGCTGGTTTGGGGGCAGGTGGACGGCTGGGAAATATCACCCCAAACCACAGAGGTTTGCATTATTTCTGCCCAAACCCATTAACTGTCTCTGTCTTCTCCTGAAAGCTCTCTTAAGATTCAGCCCATATTCCCGGAGAAGTCCACAGTGGGCTCACTGAAAGGTCAGCCCGCCCTGAGTTGAAATGCAGCCCAAGCTTGCCTGAAACCCAGCCAAGCTCCTCCAAAAGGCTTGCAAACCTGACCCAAGTTTCGGGTTGCTAATCCAAATCTCGCTGGGTTTCAGGTTCCCTCCCAAGGCTTTGGCTGAGCTCTACACAAACACAGCCTCAGGCTGTGGTCCTCACTTCCATTGGCTGGCCTTGCAGGGTGATAGGActccctgccagcctggctctAAAGAAAGGGCGGGTGGAAACTGGGGTGGGCAGCCGGCACCAGGCTTTTAAACAGAAGCCCCAGGCCTGTAGCAGGCCTTAAATAGGAGTGGATCCCGGAATCAGAATGGCCTGCTCCTTCCCTGAGCAAAGCCCATTGTTGTCCCCACCCTAAGGCAATCTGCTAGCTTTGCCTCCCAGCTCCTTCGGCCTCGCCCTGATTATTGCTGTGCCAGAGAGGAAAGGAACTCAATGCATTTCATCTCGTCCTGCTGCCCGTGGTGCAAAACTAAATGCAATACGCCAGCTAAAAACCTGTTGAACTGTTGAAGGTGCCGTTTTAAGGGATTTAAGGAAATTCACAGGGTAAAATCCCAGCCCCACTGgaagcaatgggagttttgccattgacttcaactgggccAGCATTTCACCCCTGGAATTTAAGGTGTCCTGCCATTTCCACTAGATGTCACTTAAGGACAGACAGTTAGTCTATTTCATTCATAGTTAACCCCTTCTTGACTCTCAGTCTTACCCTAACCTCAAAGGGGAGGCTTAGGCACCTGGGAGGGGGATATCCAGGTCTTTCCCATCTCTGACTTGTCCAGTTTACATGTGTGTATGCTGCAGGTTTTTCCAGGTTTACTGTTTGCATTGGGATGCTGCAAACTGCACTGATGCAACCCTATAATTGCAGAGAATGACAGAAGGAATGGTGAAGTGAGGTGCGGCTGCCCCTGCTTAACATTACAGAGATTTAGAGTCACTGCTTTTAAAACACGGGTCATGTTTTTTATTTGTCAGCTTCAAACACGGTTGGACACTCTGTGACGGCAGGGACCGTCTtttattgttctgtgtttgtacacaatggggtcctgtccCAAGCCTGGGGCTCCTAGACAcaatggcaatacaaataataaataatcataatgaaGATAGGAAAAGAGAACAGAAATCACAACATATCTAGGggtcagagtagggtgaccagatgtcccaattttatagggacagtcccgatattcgaggctttgtcttatatagatgcctattaccccccactccctgtgccAGTTTTTCatacttgccatctggtcaccctaggtcagaGTGATCCAAATCTTCTGTGTCAGGACAATGAACCATAGCAGTCATCAGAGCTTAACTAAGGACTTTGATTCCCAAAGTGCAGGCTCATCTCATGTCTCCATGCTACTGAGACATAACTTGAGTCCCACGCTTGTGGGAGAACATTCAGACTAGGCTTTAAACACCATGGGCCTGTCGGCTCTGCATGGACATTAAAGATGCCAGGCCACTTGTCCTGGCACcggccttgagtgcaggggactggaccagaagccctaaggtcccttccagtcctacgattctatgataagAGGCAAGACTTGCTTTGGTATCTTTGGAAAAATCCTGCTTCCTGCCCATACACCTCATTATACAGTGAACTATGCACTGTTTTTTCTACCtttccaccccagaggcggcCGCATTTCAGTGGTGCCATATTTATACCCATGAGAAGCGCTGTAGGTgacagaaggcaacaaaaaatgtcagctatttttatttcctttgcagGGTTGCCTGGGTTCATATGTGTTTGTACCGTATATACACCGTATCTGTAATGTGTGTTTCTGGGCCAACCCAGTACAGTTCTGATCTTGACTGGAAGACCCATGGAGGTTTGTGAGACCCTGGAGGCAGGCTGCACTGTACATCACGGTCAAACTCATTCAGTGTAGAGGGCTGAATTCCAAATTGAATTATCTCAGTGGGGCAGTGTTTGCACTGAGGACTCCTAATGCTCCTACTGGTGAACTGCTACTGGTGCCACTGGAAGCTTGGCAGACAGATCAAAGGAAGATTCTGGCCTCCATGTAGCAACTAAACGCTTAGATATTGTCAGTGTCTTACTGCCGCATCCAGTTTCATTCAGTAGGAAAATCTGCTTGCTTTAGACCCACCATTATCGCCAgcctctgcttctctcctttctccatcCTCACAGttccttctctgtctctcttcctcttccctctccaTGTCTCCTTCACTCCTTTTTCTGCATTTCCTTCCTTCCAGCAATTCCCAGTCCACCCGACcatgggttttattcccactccTTCCAAAAAGGACAGCACAAAATAGTTCATGTCGTCCCTGAAATATCATAATTGGTTTTGAGAGCTGACACCCCAGTGAGATCAATGGGCTGCAGGTGAGTTCTCAgtcattgtttcaggctctctgcagaggcAGGGAGATGTCACTGCATCAGCTATACTCACTTTATATCTGGAAACTTTCCTTTGTAACCATCAGTGCTAGAAACTTATGACCACAGGTCACATAAATATATAAAGCGAACTGGATCCAACCCACAGCCCATATGTTTGACACCCCGACACAGAGTATATGCTGGAGTGTTACCAGTGTTTCCAACTCTCACGATTTTAGCACGAATCTCACGATATTGAGTGCTTTTATTAAATCCCCAGTGTCTGGATTCATGTGATTAGAGGAGAATCTcggcaatcttttttttttaaagtcagtttctagccctcgtggcttaagagaaaatcttgaaaagcGAGTGCATCCTAAAGACCCAGCAATCACAAGGCAAATTTTtgtagtctcatgatttttgagactGATGTCAGGGGCCTGATTCCTGATTTTGAACGCCTGGGGTTGGCCATACTGAGTATGTGTCACCCGCTGACAGCTCCATAGGTGTGCCTGGCTCTTTCGAGGCTGATCAAAGGCATGGCCCTTGCTCTGAGGAGCTAAAAGTCTACCGTAGCCTAGGTAGTATCAGGTGAAGGGAGCCACACCAGGAAATGGGGCAGGGCATGGATGACGGCTAGCACAGGAAACACTAGGAGATAAGCTCTTGTGCACTCCCTTGTCCTtacttccctttctcctccccctcctaacaggagggaagggagcctggcatgggggggtgggagagTTGGAGCAGAGGTCAGTGCTGGGAGGGTGACAGAGGGATGGGCATAGTGCATAAGGTCTAGGAGGGAGGATACCTGGCAAGGTCAGGGAGGGGGCTGTGAGATGAGACAgcggaaggaggaggagggagaccaGGGAGCACAGAGCTGCTCTGAGTTGGCAGATGTAGGGCATAACTACATGGAACCTCTCGTCTGGCTGTGGGGTGGTTGGGACACCGGCTGTTGTAGGCTGTGGTAGCTGGGATTGCAGCCATGCTGGCTTCCTGCTCTGTCTGGGTTGCTGACTGATTTTTGTTTTAGGTTGAAATGACCTGCCCCACCCCGAACACAAGCTGTTCCACATCTGCAGGATTCAATTAGTCCTTGAAGTCCTAGTaactcttccttctcctcacccccacctccaAACAATCACATTCCCCGCTGAACAGGGGCAGCGTGGAAGTGTTATTCCAGCTCCCCTTAGACCTGCCATCACACTGATCCGGCCCACCCACTGTCAGCGGCTTCAAAGAGCAGGCGAGAGGTCAGGTTGCAAGAACAGCAGACACCGGGTCGCCCCCTCCGCACCATTTCCCTTCTGAAGGCTGAAGGGTGCAGGAGCAAGGCAGAGACTCCAGGGCCGGCTGCAGAAATTCAAGCTGCCTTGAATTAAGATAGCACTCAATGGAAGGATCACGTCAACCCTTCAGATGCTGGGGCTGTGATTCTGTCCAGACAACTGAGGAAATGAATGCTAGGGGTGATAAAGGTTTATACCCCCATGGTAACACTGCTGGAGTGACTTAGATCTGGGCTACTCTACAGAGTTAgcttgacataagctgccttgccaTGGAAgcgtctacacttaaattttgcTCCCGCTCTCCTatgctgacttaataactccacctccatgagtggCGTAGAGCCAAGGTCAATGTAGCGAGGTCGATGTGGTGTCTGTGTAGATGTTGCTTATGTAGATGTCGCCTGTTGCTGGCTTTTCTGAGCCATcgcacaatgccccacactgacagctcaattcatagaatatgagggttggaagggacctcagaaggtcatctagtccaaccccctgctcaaagcagggccaattcccagccagatttttgccccagatccctaaatggccccctcaggaattgagctcacaaccctgggtttagcaggccaaagctcaaatcACTGACCTCGTCCTGGGGAGGACACACACCGCCGACACAAGGAGAAAAGAGCAGACAGGCACAAGCGAGGTAATTGCGACAGCAGCTTTAGGCCGACGTAAGTTGgccgacttaattttgtagtgtagacgtggccttaaaCACCTAAGGctcattttcaaatgtgacccaggcctggtctacacctaaaacttaggtcgacCTAGCTATATCACTCTGGGCAGTCGATTTAACCCTCAATGTAGATGCAGCTAGCTGGACAAAAGGATTCTTCCTTCGACCTGGCTACAACCTCTAGGTGAGGTGGATTAATTAAATAGACAAAAACGGCCCCCACTACAGTGGCGGAGCTGCAGTCCTGCAGCAGAAGTGCTCGTGGTGTAAACAAACCCTTaggtacttaggagcctaaatgtcATTGAAAGTAAAGGGTTCCAGAGGCCTtattcccttttgaaaatgggagttgGGCTCCTAAATCATGTAGGTACTTTTGCAAATGTTACCTCCTGTctgcaaagggttaaaaaaaaataatctccagACAGTTTTCTGAAGGAGCTGATACGTTTCCTTAGTTTGGCGACGCAAAACTAACCACCCTTATCGCCTGAGCCACAAgcaaaaaattggtgggtgctcagcacccaccggcagctccccacaccaccccccctgctccagctcacctctgcctccttcaTGAGCGCACTGCCACGTtctgcttctccccccgccccccgctcccAGGGCTTGCtccgtgaaacagctgattcgtggggcagggagggatgggaaaggagagggaatgcGGGGCactgcaggaagaggaggggctgaggtggggatttggggaagggatccaagaggggcaaggagggggcggagttagggtggggactttggggatggggttggaatggggtggggccaggggcaggtaAAAGGTGGAGTTGGTGCGGGGCTAGGGGTGGGAAaaggcgggggtgggggcaccCACCGGTGCcggagaaagttggcacctatggcctGCGCTTGGGGTTTATTAGGGAGGCTGAAGGGGCAAAACTCAGACTAGAGCCGGGCCAGTACCATGAAATtattccccaaacatttcactcgatgtctaaggcctggtctatgttTGGGAGTCAGCCATCGGGGCCAGGAAGTGATGCTGGTGTAGTGCATTGGTGCAAAGCACAAGCACAGAGAAGGAAAGTACTATTAGTGATCTCACAGTGACACCTAGAGgttccagccaagatcagggctttgttgcgctaggtgctgtacagactcattgcaacagacagtccctgccccaaagggcttacagtctaaacagacaaggcagaTGAAGAATGGAAGGAGAAACAGAGGTACAgtgaggggaagtgatttgcccatggtTACAAAATAAGGCAGTGATACTGCCATGATAGGAACCCAGCTCTCCACCTCTTAGCTcggtgctctatccactagaccatgctgccccaAGCTATAGCACTAGACTTCTGGGCAGGAGCAGTCATAGAAACAGTCTTTGCTCTGCATGTGCAAACAGTCTTTGCACTCAGGTGAAGTACTTTGGCACTCATCGAATcggggaacagaaacaatatccTGTGACTTACCCGACCAATCAGAAGTACTTGACAAAGCACAGACAATGAATAGTCACAGAGAGCAATTCAAGGTCCATCCACCCACAGTAACATTCAGGAGgtaggatgggggaggagaaatTACTCAGATACTTTGGAATAACATAAATTTCAGGAAAGCATGGTCCAAGCACAGCTCCGTAAGCAAGAAGAGAAGCCAGGGTAGTGGataaattattcattgcaaaCTATTGCTAAGTAGGATAATGAGATGAAATTAGCCATGGAGCCTGAACTCCACATTTCAGATTCAGACCTGGACCCAAACATGCCCAGAATTCAAAGGGGCTTAGATTCAAGCCTAAAGCTATTATGGGGGTGACAATCAAGAACATCCTCCTGTCAGAACTATTGTACTATGGAACCATCTCCCTAGCAGATTGGACAGAGCACTATAAAACGTTGCCAGGGGACATTATATaggtcaaaactataactgggttgaaaatagaattaggtaagttcatggaggataagtccattaatggctattagccaagatggtcagggacgcaaccctatgctctgggtgttcctaagcttctgactgccagaagctgggactggacgacagggggtggatcatttgaaattgccttgttctgttcatttcctctgaagcactggcattggccactgtcagaaacaggacactgggctagatggaccattggcctgaccaaGTATGTTCTTATACAACAGGTAACACACCTGCTCTAGACAGGGGTTGAAGGACATAACTCTTGGTGGCATGGGTGGCGCACATAAGCATAAAAAAGGATGCCCATGCTGGGGGCAGATGCCAGATGCAGCTCACCTCCCTTTGGAGGTGTGTTGGCCCACTGCCTTTGCACCCTGGAAGCAGGAGCACCaaaagctccctagaagtggggggccactgggtcccagaccatggctCCACCCCCtactctgctcctccccctgggGGCTTGCCctggctccacccctgctcctgaCTGAGGCCCCGCCCAGCCTATGCCCtcccattttttttcctgcattaaGGGCGAGCGATAGGGGGAAGAGGATGGAGAGGAGCGAGTGgtgggcagagccttgggggaagaggcagagtgggggcagggccttggagagaagcagagcataGGTGGGGCGATGGGTGGAGTAGGGGGACGGGGCGATGGTCTGGGTGCTGGTGGCCCcccccacttctagggagcttccagcaTTCCTGGGAGTAGCCTCCCCAAAAGAAAGACTCACGTGCTGCCTATGCCTGGTGGAGGAGCTTCTCCAGCGTTACCCTCCATGATTCTACATAGCCAGGCAACCTCTGTTTCTCACGTGTTTGCTGATCCATTGAGTATCACGCATTGCACATGTGTGTCAGGTGTATGCAATGAGCAGGGATGGATGTTCAAACCATGGCTCTGTCTGACAGCACTGAAGGGACCGAGACACGTGTCCCCCACCCATTCGCTTGCACTGCTGCCTTGCAGCATGGCCGAGAGGCTCGTGACAATCACTTAGCTGTTCAGCACAAATTTAAATAACATGCCGTTCTATGCAACATGCACGTTCTTCTCCTTTTTTCCCTGGGTCTGGCTGCTCTGACATGCAATACCACCAGGTACAGAGAGCCTTGTACCATTTCTGATTGACAAGCAAACTGCCCATGTAACGGGAGCGGAGATGCTTCACACCTTTGTCCGGTCTCCTCTTGCACTGCTCTCGG harbors:
- the PERM1 gene encoding PGC-1 and ERR-induced regulator in muscle protein 1 — protein: MENFEYSIQLNDRDWAEFYLASEECSLIPAALATAEEPGFSDIEQGDGKASSPRTARLITVRAGSKPASGLGPCPLHGVPRETSPLRPIPGQLVLEEVLSGSEDEMDLGSGSRFLRESNMPGSPQQTLLMPSTQDRQLPCFSGAGSARPASHAMEKPLQAQDSSCNEVGQAAERAVATPVAVQAGGGLAIVPHGHQPEGASVEGELPGEHLQGSPEKVESERPVHAANVSSPALVASGGMERPAGGKANWSLCLEPGLPDPNGDISQNPSTEPLQPACSRIPGESRPAGKNPGEHLDLGQALTALGSSGDSPDVVQPRGPVHQGTLTAAVTPSHRAVALQSSNLAMEFLTSSALLRENKGEGVVAKPALGGLEGEDEAQQGGTLTCGMLGDEGRGLALGCQAVSAPRSKGVKCPAVQPFPGELKKTSCARPKQATDLEIHENMLLNQSSKPTASQREECRSTTGKSLHLGSTVAFGGDADDGAQGRQRSGLLGGMFPHHSAAEDSQEGAIPALTWPEMYDYFFCDAQEQVGGMNRVGGVAKTPMSPCEKEQELPEMYGPEMYEYFFNEPEGSGGGGSKDPFVEPDRISTLEQTSSPCESQEDPDSAIAGEPGGVISIPEVYEHFFTEGAKGRRSWGQIFLSMPALEARKAMAALKSFLQKPMRLVRCSPSDSGVLVPRGSIKRLSLLQLGPHGRIQLKPEDLGMAPALAESPRHPLALTQEDMCLVFVAFASWAVKTSNLQTPDAWKTVLLANIGTLSAIRYFRQQAVEGRHGT